A genomic window from Clostridium aceticum includes:
- a CDS encoding response regulator transcription factor, translating into MKLLVVDDEKMIKEYIRFVIKEEALNIQVSEASTGKEALEMAKKTKPFAIMMDIKMPEGNGLEAARKIVEVLPGIKIVFLSAYDKFEYAQEALRLGAIDYLLKPIAPKDLKKLLERLLDLTEKATEKPFTISEGENYEDEVVVKAREYIEAHYHEKVQLQDVANYAGLSSTYFSKFFKQKTGINFSSYLNKVRLYKAKELMKNPNLNLNEISYRVGYEDLSYFSIVFQRYEGMTPTSYRRQLMTK; encoded by the coding sequence ATGAAGTTATTAGTTGTAGATGATGAAAAGATGATTAAAGAATATATCCGATTTGTTATTAAAGAGGAAGCATTGAATATACAAGTATCAGAGGCTTCCACTGGTAAAGAAGCTCTTGAGATGGCAAAAAAAACAAAACCCTTTGCTATTATGATGGATATTAAGATGCCAGAGGGTAATGGGTTAGAAGCAGCAAGAAAAATTGTGGAGGTATTACCCGGCATAAAGATTGTTTTTCTTTCTGCCTATGATAAGTTTGAGTATGCACAAGAAGCTTTACGATTAGGAGCTATAGATTATTTACTGAAGCCCATTGCTCCAAAAGACTTAAAGAAGCTTCTGGAAAGATTGCTGGATTTAACAGAAAAAGCCACAGAAAAACCTTTTACAATAAGTGAAGGGGAAAACTACGAAGACGAAGTGGTTGTAAAAGCAAGAGAATATATAGAAGCTCATTATCATGAGAAAGTACAGTTACAGGATGTGGCAAATTATGCTGGTTTAAGCAGCACCTATTTTTCTAAGTTTTTTAAGCAAAAAACTGGTATCAATTTTTCCAGCTATTTAAACAAGGTAAGACTTTATAAAGCCAAGGAACTTATGAAAAACCCCAATCTAAACTTAAATGAAATTTCCTATAGGGTAGGTTATGAGGACTTAAGTTATTTTAGTATAGTGTTTCAGCGATATGAAGGTATGACACCTACCAGTTATAGACGACAGCTTATGACAAAATAA